TCCTTGCCACGCCGTTTTCCTTCTTTATAATCAGGCTGGCTATTAATTTGCACATTTCTTCCTTTGATCCGGTAGGTAACCTTACCTTCTTCTTCACTGATTACCTTCGCATCGCTAAAATCAAAATATTTCGAATAATCTTTCGAACCCTTGCCGGATTTTAAGTCCGGTGAGTTGTGGTTCCCTTTAGTCATGCTGTTTTCACGTCCTCTATCTAAAATATAGCTCATTGATGTTTTAACCCAATATAAAATTATAGCACATTCTGTAACATTACATCCATCTTAGATGTCAACCTTTGCATGCCATTTTAGTTTGTGATAGATCTCTTTATCCCATTATTCAAAAATTTAGTTTATTTGAAAAATCAGGTCTATTTTACCACAGGACAATTGCAGAGCATACTCTAAACTTCAATGACTCTCTAAATCAAATCCCAGAATGACAATATAATAAGGACTATTTCGAACCTATCCTTAGATTTCCATAAAAAATACCCTGCCGACGAGCGACAGGGCCAAATTCTATTGTATAAAGGGGGTATAATATCTATATACGCCACAAAAACTGTCATGAAACACAGTTTTCGTCTGAAAAGCACTTTTTATGAAACTTGTGACTTAATGACCCAGTTAAATTCCTTTCGTTCCAAGTTTCTTGGCCAACTCAGAAAGATCCTGTCCTTTTAGTGCACCTTCTACTAACTGTGGCAACAGTGCAGGTGTACACGCAAAACAGGGCGTTCCATCACGAGTCAAGGATCTCGCCACATGCTCATCATAGAAAGGTTTGCCTTCATCAGATAAAGCGAGTAAACACATCGTTCTAACACCTGATTCATTCAGATGACGCATACGACGGATTAAGCCTGCCTGGTTCCCACCTTCGTACAGATCCGAAATGACGATGAATAATGTCTTCTTCGGCTGGTCAATAAACTGTTCACAATAAGCAACAGACTTTTGTATATCTGTGCCGCCACCTAACTGTATCCCGAATAACATGTCAACAGGATCATTCGCACATTGCTCAGTCAGATCAACGACCTCTGTATCAAATACAACTACTCGAGTACTTAGTGATGGGATGCTTGCAAAGATAGAACCAACTACTGAAGCCCAAATAATCGATTCAGCCATCGAACCACTCTGATCGATATCCACAATGACCGTCCATTCCTTACTGCGTCTTGCCCGATCATAATAGTAGAATCTTTCAGGGATAATCTGCCGACGTTCGGTATCGTAATGCTTCAGATTACGCTTTATCGTCCGAGTCCAGTCTATACCACTAAGTGACGGCAATGGAGAATGCTGTCTGCGATTCAACGCACCCGTCACCGCCCGACGCAGATCTTCTTCCATACGCTTTACAAGATCATCCACAACCGCCTTCACTAACTGGCGAGCCGTATCTTTTGTCTTCTCAGGAATCTTCCCTTTTAGTGATAGTAGTGTACCTACTAACTGTATATCAGGCTTCACTGTTGCCAGAACTTCCGGTTCAAACAATAGTTGCTTCCAGCCCTTCCGTTCCATCGCATCATGTTGAATAACCGATACGATATCCTCTGGGAAGAAATTGCGAACATCTCCTAACCATTTTGCCAACCGAGGTGCTGATTTACCTGATCCTGCTCCTCTTTGTCCCGTGGCTGAAGAGTTAGCAGCACCACTATTTACGATATCGCTTGTCTCATCATAGATAGCAGCCAGTGCTTGGTCCATGATGAGTTCATCTTCAGACAGGTGAATACTTGTGTTTCCGCTAGAAACCGTCAATTGCTCTTCTGCAGACTGACCAAGTATAAGGCGCCACCGAGCTACAACACTTGAATCCACTGATGTACTCATCGTCATATATCTCCAAAGTCAAATTCATTCAAATCCTCAATCATCTTCGCTTCGGCCTCCTTCAGCTCACCCGTCAGAATCTCAGCAGCTTGCTCGGTGTTCACACCCCACAATTCACCTAACAGTTCGGCAATCATCGTCTTTTCTCTTGATTCAAAGGTGCTGAAAGCACGCCTTAAGAACACTAACGCACGTACAAATTCTTCATCACCCAAAGAATTAATGTACTCATTCAATTGCTCCCACAGACTTAATCGAGACAAAAGTACATATCGATTACGCATTGACATCCCTTCGAACCAGCCAGCTCCAAGTTCTGCGGGTATACCTGGTGACAAGCGCCTGGATACTTCTTCTGAACATTGCTGTGCAGTCATTGCATTACGTTCCAACAAAATGGAACACGCCACTCCAGACAAACGCGGATTGCAGTCATCCCTCTCCGACAAATGCTTTAGCTCTTGTACCCATAACAGCTCATCTACTTCCTCACTATGCTCAATAGCTGCCTGATTCAGTATGTTCATAGCTCTAAGCATCTCACCTGAAGCCTCATCGTTACATTGGCTCGCATCCAGTAAGAATAGACAGGCTCGTCTGAACAGTTGTTCCAGCAAAGGAATGAGCGGTTTGGTATCGATCCGGCGAACATCGCCATACTGAATCAGAAGGGATAACTCATGAATGGAAGCAGCAATCTGCACCACATCTCGAGTGTCAACAGCTAGACGCTGAAGCGTCTGCCGTCCTGCTTCCATCTGGTGTAACATTCCACACTCATAAGCCGTTCGAATAAGTGCTGACGCTTCCGCAATTGTACTGCTGCCATCTAATTTTTGTTGCAATACATAAGCTGAAGCAATCTCAATCGTTTCCCCAAGTAGCGTAGATTCAACGACCTGGATCTCAACTTCAGGAGACCACTTCATTACCCAGTGCTCTGCCCAAGTTGCACTAGATTGACCACTTGCTCTTAAGCTCACTAGATCGATCCCGAGCAATCTGAACCTATGGAAAAGAAATGAACGGTTTAAGTCTAGATAAGCCGCTTCCTCGGAAGACACTCTTCGATTCTCTCGGAGATCTAGTTCAAGATCATTTGCTACAGGGGTCTTATATTTCTCAAGCTTCATGCGTTTCAATTGCCGATTCAGATCATCCTGAATCGGTGTCTGACTGATCCCCTCTGCTAGCTCACCGATAGCTGTCCCAATATCCGTACGCGCAAGCGCTTCAGCGATCACGCTAAGCTCTCCACGCCCCAGTAACGTCAGCGCCGCATCTCGCAGATCTCTTAACGTCGGCGCACTTCCACCGTGAAGGGCAGCTAATGATTCTGCTAAGCGCACGGCCTCGATAATTTCTGCTGTAGAACGGTGTGTCCCGGTATTACGCAAGTATCTCGCTACGGTAGACAGATAATGATGTGGCAAGTCCTCAAGTGAACCATTCATCATACGTTCCCACATCATTTGATAATAATGAGGAGCGAGGTTCCCTGCTCCATAGCCAGACAAAGAAGATAACTTATAGTACGTATAGGGCATAAGTGTTAGCTTCGTATTTAGTGAAGGAAGAGCATCTATTTCCTCATCCGACATGCCAGACACCAGATCAGCAAGCGCCGCTGCATGGTATGCTCCACATACAACAACGATCTTATCTGGTTGATGGCCAGCAGCGATTGTATCCTGAATCTGACGACGCATATAAGCTTCACGTATCGTGTTGTGTGCATATTCTATTACGTTGTTATGTCTCTCATTCTCTTCCGAAATCTGACGCATCTGGGATGAGAAAGAAATGATCGCTTCCTGATACGCACCCTTGTTAGTGTTGTGTTCGAAATTGCGCTCCCAATACATATCATAATCAAGCTCGCCAGCCAGCTCAGCTACTCTATCATAGAGAGAAGCTTCTTCAGGAGCTTGCACTACAGCATCGTTATCTTCAGAATGCACACTCTGTTCAGCAGCCACTCTGCTTTGGGTTCGTATATCCTGCAACGCTATGACCACTGATGAAGGTAAATCTATAAATGCTGTATAAGCTCCTTGCTGCTCCGCCCATCTCATCGCTTGATATTCGGGGGAATATGACGCAAGCGGCCAAAGAGCTGTTCGCACAGGAACTTCCTCCGTAAAAGCTAGAATGGCTATAGGAGGTTTGGTTGTCATGTTGATGACATGGCGAATCTCAGGTGTAGCATCCGATGGACCCTCAATTAACACAGCTGTGGGCTCTATTTCATGAAGGAAGCTTAAAAGATGCTGCGCACCACCAGGAGACAAATGCCGCACCCCAAAAATATGCACGCCAGCTCCAGTAGTTTCGCTCTCCACTAGTTCATCTCCTTACAAGCCGTATATAACCCCCGCCACTCTGCGCCACGTTTCTTCATAATATTATCGAGATACTCTCTCCAGACGAGTTGATCCTTATCATCATCTTTCACAATGGCACCTTGCAGCCCTGCGGCCAGATCCTCGTCCGTCAGTTCTCCATTGCCGAAGCTTGCGGCCAGCGCCATACTATTCGTTAAGAGTGAGATCGCTTCAGCTGTGGAAATGACCCCTGCTGGAGACTTCACCTTCTCCTTCTTGTCCAATGTCATCCCGCTGCGCAGCTCACGGAAGATTGTCACGACCTTATGTAAAGCTTCATCTGCAGGGAGCGCAGCTTGCAA
The window above is part of the Paenibacillus sp. FSL K6-0276 genome. Proteins encoded here:
- a CDS encoding VWA domain-containing protein; protein product: MSTSVDSSVVARWRLILGQSAEEQLTVSSGNTSIHLSEDELIMDQALAAIYDETSDIVNSGAANSSATGQRGAGSGKSAPRLAKWLGDVRNFFPEDIVSVIQHDAMERKGWKQLLFEPEVLATVKPDIQLVGTLLSLKGKIPEKTKDTARQLVKAVVDDLVKRMEEDLRRAVTGALNRRQHSPLPSLSGIDWTRTIKRNLKHYDTERRQIIPERFYYYDRARRSKEWTVIVDIDQSGSMAESIIWASVVGSIFASIPSLSTRVVVFDTEVVDLTEQCANDPVDMLFGIQLGGGTDIQKSVAYCEQFIDQPKKTLFIVISDLYEGGNQAGLIRRMRHLNESGVRTMCLLALSDEGKPFYDEHVARSLTRDGTPCFACTPALLPQLVEGALKGQDLSELAKKLGTKGI
- a CDS encoding DUF5682 family protein, with the protein product MESETTGAGVHIFGVRHLSPGGAQHLLSFLHEIEPTAVLIEGPSDATPEIRHVINMTTKPPIAILAFTEEVPVRTALWPLASYSPEYQAMRWAEQQGAYTAFIDLPSSVVIALQDIRTQSRVAAEQSVHSEDNDAVVQAPEEASLYDRVAELAGELDYDMYWERNFEHNTNKGAYQEAIISFSSQMRQISEENERHNNVIEYAHNTIREAYMRRQIQDTIAAGHQPDKIVVVCGAYHAAALADLVSGMSDEEIDALPSLNTKLTLMPYTYYKLSSLSGYGAGNLAPHYYQMMWERMMNGSLEDLPHHYLSTVARYLRNTGTHRSTAEIIEAVRLAESLAALHGGSAPTLRDLRDAALTLLGRGELSVIAEALARTDIGTAIGELAEGISQTPIQDDLNRQLKRMKLEKYKTPVANDLELDLRENRRVSSEEAAYLDLNRSFLFHRFRLLGIDLVSLRASGQSSATWAEHWVMKWSPEVEIQVVESTLLGETIEIASAYVLQQKLDGSSTIAEASALIRTAYECGMLHQMEAGRQTLQRLAVDTRDVVQIAASIHELSLLIQYGDVRRIDTKPLIPLLEQLFRRACLFLLDASQCNDEASGEMLRAMNILNQAAIEHSEEVDELLWVQELKHLSERDDCNPRLSGVACSILLERNAMTAQQCSEEVSRRLSPGIPAELGAGWFEGMSMRNRYVLLSRLSLWEQLNEYINSLGDEEFVRALVFLRRAFSTFESREKTMIAELLGELWGVNTEQAAEILTGELKEAEAKMIEDLNEFDFGDI